One Brassica oleracea var. oleracea cultivar TO1000 chromosome C7, BOL, whole genome shotgun sequence genomic window carries:
- the LOC106306072 gene encoding dnaJ homolog subfamily B member 1: MGLDYYNILKVNRNATEDDLKKSYRRLAMKWHPDKNPNTKLEAEAKFKQISEAYDVLSDPQKRAIYDQYGEEGLTDMPPPGSTGNNGRANGFNPRNAEDIFAEFFGSSPFDFGSAGRSMRFQSDGGGMFGGRTYSDGTVPKKPPPVESKLPCTLEELYSGSTRKMKISRSLIDTNGRQGQETEVLTIDVKPGWKKGTKIKFPDKGNETVNQLPADLVFVIDEKPHDLFKRDGNDLITSKRVTLAEAIGGTTVSINTLDGRNVPVGVTDIISPGHEHVVTGEGMPVAKEPRNKGDLKIKFDVQFPTRLTTDQKFALKRVLAG, translated from the exons ATGGGTTTGGATTATTACAACATATTGAAAGTGAACAGAAATGCAACGGAGGATGATCTGAAGAAATCTTACAGAAGATTGGCTATGAAGTGGCATCCTGACAAAAACCCCAACACCAAACTGGAAGCTGAAGCCAAATTCAAACAGATCTCCGAGGCTTATGAT GTTCTGAGCGATCCCCAGAAGCGAGCTATATATGATCAATACGGAGAAGAAGGACTAACCGATATGCCCCCTCCAGGGAGCACTGGAAACAACGGAAGAGCCAACGGTTTTAACCCTAGAAATGCAGAAGACATATTTGCTGAGTTCTTTGGAAGCAGCCCCTTTGATTTCGGATCAGCTGGAAGATCCATGAGGTTTCAATCCGACGGAGGAGGAATGTTTGGAGGAAGAACGTACAGCGATGGCACTGTGCCTAAGAAACCTCCACCTGTTGAGAGCAAACTGCCTTGTACCCTTGAAGAGCTCTACTCTGGATCAACTAGGAAAATGAAGATCTCTAGATCCCTTATTGACACCAACGG GAGACAAGGGCAAGAGACAGAGGTTCTGACGATTGATGTGAAACCGGGATGGAAGAAAGGGACCAAGATCAAGTTTCCCGACAAAGGAAACGAGACAGTGAATCAGTTACCTGCTGATTTGGTGTTTGTGATCGACGAGAAGCCTCACGATTTGTTCAAGAGAGATGGGAATGATCTCATCACAAGTAAAAGAGTGACGCTTGCTGAAGCTATTGGTGGAACAACTGTGAGCATCAACACGCTAGATGGGCGTAATGTACCCGTTGGTGTCACTGACATCATCAGTCCTGGCCATGAGCATGTGGTTACTGGAGAAGGGATGCCTGTAGCTAAAGAACCAAGAAACAAAGGTGATCTAAAAATCAAATTCGATGTTCAGTTCCCGACAAGATTGACTACGGACCAGAAGTTCGCACTCAAGCGCGTCTTAGCAGGTTGA
- the LOC106306409 gene encoding uncharacterized protein LOC106306409: protein MLGNVHHITRHLNSLLCFRASPGRFSRSVNALFHSSVGSQEEALPCEWYRNKLSVLTKLTRALQDVDLVDGKLEDINGVIVYDDAIKQKMQAFKSLARIFVGSPSLQQKLKQQGRGRLAFGTASEREPFLVNSLTKVCNFLDISSQQRKMVRCTVCSQVTQYRIWRGALEDILNNLKEEVDWLLEHSEEKKTQGAKLGQQVILSCLKFLSESSVSYEVESSTSWMRPVPARYAKASASAKWEDVLDMVNDLRRYLLEHDFYHLEKLLSMKEGLLQIKDVFLDNTIGFREVRHQEHLVHRKLSKMLGSPSPCLFTLLVYFLYGSVRDIEVDLCGGFYKEEKGEFFCLSMGRILTSADEKMVRRGVKQLDRALGLFEFVWETAGMKETLNLQGHLWCLGAEEKTITYRGKTFYLHDLSL, encoded by the coding sequence ATGTTGGGTAATGTACATCACATAACAAGGCATCTAAACTCTCTACTCTGTTTCAGGGCAAGCCCAGGTCGCTTCTCCCGTTCAGTCAATGCCCTGTTTCATTCTTCTGTTGGTTCCCAAGAAGAAGCACTGCCTTGCGAATGGTACAGAAACAAACTCTCGGTTCTGACAAAACTAACACGTGCGTTGCAAGACGTTGATTTAGTCGATGGGAAGCTCGAGGACATCAATGGCGTAATCGTCTATGATGACGCTATCAAACAAAAGATGCAAGCTTTCAAGTCTTTAGCTAGAATCTTCGTTGGGTCTCCTTCACTTCAGCAGAAGCTCAAGCAACAGGGACGAGGGCGCTTAGCTTTCGGTACTGCAAGCGAAAGAGAGCCGTTTCTGGTGAATTCACTGACCAAAGTTTGCAACTTTCTTGACATCTCTTCGCAGCAGAGGAAGATGGTGAGGTGCACAGTGTGTTCGCAGGTGACTCAGTATCGTATCTGGAGAGGTGCTCTCGAAGATATACTGAATAATCTCAAGGAAGAAGTTGATTGGTTACTCGAACATAGCGAGGAGAAGAAGACACAAGGCGCGAAGTTGGGCCAGCAAGTGATTTTGTCTTGCCTCAAGTTCTTATCCGAGTCATCGGTTTCTTATGAAGTCGAGAGCTCGACTTCTTGGATGCGGCCTGTGCCAGCTCGTTACGCAAAGGCGAGCGCCTCTGCGAAGTGGGAAGATGTTCTCGACATGGTGAATGATCTGAGAAGGTACCTCCTCGAGCATGACTTTTACCATCTGGAGAAGCTTTTGTCGATGAAAGAAGGGCTTCTACAGATCAAAGACGTGTTTCTGGACAACACTATTGGATTCAGAGAGGTTAGACACCAAGAGCACCTCGTGCATAGAAAGCTTTCGAAGATGCTGGGAAGTCCTTCGCCTTGTTTGTTCACTCTCCTCGTGTATTTTCTCTACGGCAGTGTGCGTGACATCGAGGTTGATCTCTGCGGAGGGTTCTACAAGGAGGAGAAGGGGGAGTTCTTTTGCTTGAGCATGGGGAGGATCTTGACCTCAGCGGATGAGAAAATGGTTCGGAGAGGGGTTAAGCAGTTAGATAGAGCTTTAGGTCTGTTTGAGTTTGTGTGGGAGACAGCAGGAATGAAAGAGACTCTTAACCTGCAAGGACATTTATGGTGCCTTGGAGCTGAAGAAAAGACCATCACTTATCGTGGGAAAACATTCTATCTACATGACCTTAGTCTATGA
- the LOC106306071 gene encoding uncharacterized protein LOC106306071 isoform X1, whose product MSGDMGAEQISTNMEESLKADPDTFKDPNLVEIGSNDLPVQDMTVSDIKEEEPVGLTCGNVDLPKVETSVSCPEDISSQPSVLADSQSKVESSVSGPSSFTSEPEGISSQPCVLADSQSKVETSVSAPMSFTFEPESITSQPSDLADSQLKVETSVSGPVSFTFEPEGVSVQPSILADSQSNVEASVSDPMSSTFEPEGVSVQSSVLADSQSLQTRLQPLVPRGYSIDRSLAACRSPRSFQLTGKRKLPPESASEKPNKRVESVHHRPWLEQFYSEPAHMPSSTTLSPKTEHPPVLAKKVKQTEPASQRKQVMNKKQPGPSQGSTNEGNESLRSKMKESLAAALALVHEHEGSPKEKKNTETDEASAPVAESNEPASACDGNGRILPQQSSNDTEMNYVNQSDVQKTQYDDVFPCDDGPFSGSYFSSDELLQGNGLSWVLEPVSDLEERRKENEDPNLLASKIELELYKLFGGVNKKYKEKGRSLLFNLKDKNNPELRESVMSGKISPERLCSMTAEELASKELSQWRQAKAEEMAEMVVLRDADIDVSRLVRKTHKGEFQVEVDPVESEMVDVSAGITSRSRPRAKAKSSLNKNDSQKASSDKGDMTEETDPMQGLSMDDEMKDVGFLAPIVSLDEFMESLNTEPPFGSPQHGNAVKEEVAASEKSDSGAVSNLKCPSRSPKEACESVSPKTELQKAIVTSPKPDVGVKLGVDVSKPEEEAPLVASSKEEHIWEGILQPSASSVVSVTGIFKSGEKAKTSEWPTMVEVKGRVRLSAFGKFVQELPLSRSRVLMVINVVCKDGISQSQRDSLFEVAKSYVADQRVGYAEPTSGVELYLCPSRGETLDLLSKVISKDHLDEAKCSDDIGLIGLVVWRRAVSSPASRHKPGFKRQHSSLKNHQPPVVAASTKSSVLAPVNKKSSTSLNVKNHHQPPVVAVSMGNHGCEDDDDDEDLPPGFGPAAVKDDDDDLPEFNFKPSTAPPVTSSPRQAVVPQSRSLNQVRELILKYGNSAGKQPWNGQDDDDDDIPEWQPQVSGHQIQPPPPPPPPGPPFHSRAMARPQGQHGAGPSDGWRPNQNAPRQQQQYSARRNRGF is encoded by the exons ATGTCTGGTGATATGGGAGCTGAGCAAATCTCTACCAACATGGAGGAGAGTCTGAAAGCGGATCCAGATACTTTTAAAGATCCGAACTTGGTTGAGATAGGATCCAACGATCTTCCTGTTCAGGATATGACAGTTTCAGACATTAAAGAAGAGGAGCCTGTCGGCTTAACGTGTGGCAACGTGGACTTGCCGAAAGTGGAAACATCCGTCTCTTGTCCAGAGGACATCTCTTCTCAACCTTCTGTTCTGGCTGATTCTCAGTCGAAAGTGGAATCATCTGTCTCTGGTCCTTCGTCATTCACATCTGAGCCAGAGGGTATCTCTTCTCAGCCTTGTGTTCTTGCTGATTCTCAGTCGAAAGTGGAAACGTCTGTCTCTGCTCCTATGTCATTCACGTTTGAGCCAGAGAGCATCACTTCACAACCCTCTGATTTGGCTGATTCTCAGTTGAAAGTGGAAACATCTGTCTCTGGTCCTGTGTCATTCACGTTTGAGCCAGAGGGCGTCTCTGTTCAACCCTCAATTCTTGCTGATTCTCAGTCGAACGTAGAAGCATCTGTCTCTGATCCTATGTCATCCACGTTTGAGCCAGAGGGCGTCTCTGTTCAATCCTCAGTTCTTGCTGATTCTCAATCTTTGCAGACTCGTTTGCAACCTCTCGTTCCGCGTGGATATTCGATAGATAGATCATTAGCTGCCTGTCGTAGTCCAAGGTCATTTCAGCTGACGGGGAAGCGAAAGTTACCACCAGAGTCTGCATCCGAGAAACCAAACAAGCGAGTAGAATCAGTGCATCACAGACCATGGCTAGAACAATTTTACTCAGAGCCGGCTCATATGCCATCATCCACTACTCTGTCCCCCAAGACAGAACATCCACCAGTGCTTGCCAAGAAAGTGAAGCAAACGGAACCCGCTTCCCAGAGGAAGCAAGTGATGAACAAGAAGCAACCAGGCCCATCACAAGGGTCAACAAACGAAGGAAACGAGTCTTTGAGATCGAAAATGAAGGAGTCATTAGCAGCCGCCTTGGCTTTGGTTCATGAGCACGAGGGATCTCCCAAAGAGAAAAAGAATACAGAAACTGATGAAGCAAGTGCTCCAGTAGCTGAAAGTAATGAACCTGCCTCAGCCTGTGATGGCAACGGAAGAATATTGCCGCAACAGAGTTCCAATGACACAGAGATGAACTATGTTAACCAATCAGATGTACAGAAAACTCAATATGATGATGTTTTCCCCTGTGACGATGGTCCTTTCAGCGGTAGTTATTTCTCCAGCGATGAGCTTCTACAGGGTAACGGCCTCTCATGGGTTTTGGAACCTGTTTCAGATCTTGAGGAGAGGAGAAAGGAGAACGAGGATCCAAACCTCTTGGCATCTAAAATAGAGTTGGAACTGTATAAGCTCTTTGGAGGCGTTAACAAGAAGTACAAAGAGAAGGGAAGGTCACTCTTATTCAATTTGAAAGATAAAAACAACCCTGAGCTAAGAGAAAGCGTCATGTCCGGGAAGATCTCTCCGGAGAGATTATGTTCCATGACGGCTGAGGAGCTTGCTTCTAAGGAGCTTTCTCAGTGGAGACAAGCGAAAGCGGAAGAGATGGCTGAGATGGTTGTCCTGAGGGATGCAGATATTGATGTGAGTCGTCTTGTGAGGAAAACGCATAAAGGTGAGTTCCAGGTGGAGGTTGATCCTGTTGAGAGTGAGATGGTGGATGTCTCTGCTGGGATCACCTCACGTAGTAGACCTCGAGCCAAAGCCAAGTCCAGTTTAAATAAAAATGACTCGCAGAAGGCAAGTTCTGACAAGGGAGACATGACGGAGGAGACTGATCCAATGCAAGGTTTGTCGATGGATGATGAGATGAAGGATGTGGGTTTCCTTGCTCCAATTGTATCGCTTGACGAGTTCATGGAGTCTCTGAACACAGAACCTCCTTTTGGAAGCCCACAACATGGGAATGCTGTAAAGGAGGAAGTGGCTGCATCTGAGAAGAGTGACTCTGGAGCTGTGTCAAATTTAAAGTGTCCTTCGAGATCTCCAAAGGAAGCTTGTGAGAGTGTTTCTCCTAAAACAGAACTCCAAAAGGCTATTGTAACTTCCCCAAAACCGGATGTGGGTGTCAAACTCGGTGTTGATGTCTCTAAGCCAGAAGAAGAAGCACCTTTGGTTGCAAGCTCTAAAGAAGAACATATATGGGAGGGTATACTGCAGCCTAGTGCCTCTTCAGTTGTCTCAGTCACCGGAATTTTCAAGAG TGGTGAGAAAGCAAAGACAAGCGAGTGGCCAACGATGGTGGAGGTAAAGGGTAGAGTGAGACTGAGCGCGTTTGGGAAGTTTGTACAAGAGCTTCCATTGTCTAGAAGCCGTGTCTTAATG GTAATAAACGTGGTTTGTAAGGATGGCATCTCTCAGAGCCAGCGTGACAGCCTTTTTGAG GTTGCTAAGTCGTACGTTGCTGACCAAAGAGTTGGTTACGCTGAGCCTACTTCAGGCGTGGAGCTTTACCTCTGCCCTTCACGTGGAGAAACTCTAGACTTACTGAGCAAAGTCATCTCCAAGGACCACCTCGATGAGGCCAAGTGTTCAGACGACATCGGCTTGATCGGCCTTGTTGTCTGGAGGCGTGCAGTCTCGTCTCCCGCTTCACGTCATAAGCCAGGATTCAAACGTCAGCACTCTTCTTTAAAGAATCATCAGCCTCCTGTTGTTGCTGCTAGCACCAAGAGCTCAGTGTTGGCTCCAGTAAACAAAAAGTCTAGTACTAGTCTGAATGTAAAGAATCATCATCAGCCTCCTGTTGTTGCTGTTAGTATGGGGAATCATGGTTGTGAAGATGATGATGATGATGAAGATTTGCCACCTGGATTTGGTCCAGCTGCTGTGAAAGACGACGATGATGACTTACCAGAGTTTAACTTCAAACCCTCCACTGCACCACCGGTTACTTCTTCTCCCCGGCAAGCAGTGGTGCCTCAGTCTCGGTCTTTGAATCAAGTAAGGGAGCTCATACTCAAGTACGGAAACTCAGCAGGTAAACAACCATGGAATGGTCAGGATGATGACGATGACGATATTCCTGAATGGCAACCTCAAGTCTCAGGCCACCAGATTCAACCTCCACCACCTCCTCCACCTCCTGGTCCTCCATTTCATAGCAGAGCCATGGCCAGACCACAAGGACAACATGGTGCTGGACCATCAGATGGATGGAGACCCAATCAAAACGCACCTAGGCAACAACAACAGTACAGTGCACGTAGGAACAGAGGATTTTGA
- the LOC106306071 gene encoding uncharacterized protein LOC106306071 isoform X2, whose product MSGDMGAEQISTNMEESLKADPDTFKDPNLVEIGSNDLPVQDMTVSDIKEEEPVGLTCGNVDLPKVETSVSCPEDISSQPSVLADSQSKVESSVSGPSSFTSEPEGISSQPCVLADSQSKVETSVSAPMSFTFEPESITSQPSDLADSQLKVETSVSGPVSFTFEPEGVSVQPSILADSQSNVEASVSDPMSSTFEPEGVSVQSSVLADSQSLQTRLQPLVPRGYSIDRSLAACRSPRSFQLTGKRKLPPESASEKPNKRVESVHHRPWLEQFYSEPAHMPSSTTLSPKTEHPPVLAKKVKQTEPASQRKQVMNKKQPGPSQGSTNEGNESLRSKMKESLAAALALVHEHEGSPKEKKNTETDEASAPVAESNEPASACDGNGRILPQQSSNDTEMNYVNQSDVQKTQYDDVFPCDDGPFSGSYFSSDELLQGNGLSWVLEPVSDLEERRKENEDPNLLASKIELELYKLFGGVNKKYKEKGRSLLFNLKDKNNPELRESVMSGKISPERLCSMTAEELASKELSQWRQAKAEEMAEMVVLRDADIDVSRLVRKTHKGEFQVEVDPVESEMVDVSAGITSRSRPRAKAKSSLNKNDSQKASSDKGDMTEETDPMQGLSMDDEMKDVGFLAPIVSLDEFMESLNTEPPFGSPQHGNAVKEEVAASEKSDSGAVSNLKCPSRSPKEACESVSPKTELQKAIVTSPKPDVGVKLGVDVSKPEEEAPLVASSKEEHIWEGILQPSASSVVSVTGIFKSGEKAKTSEWPTMVEVKGRVRLSAFGKFVQELPLSRSRVLMTQ is encoded by the exons ATGTCTGGTGATATGGGAGCTGAGCAAATCTCTACCAACATGGAGGAGAGTCTGAAAGCGGATCCAGATACTTTTAAAGATCCGAACTTGGTTGAGATAGGATCCAACGATCTTCCTGTTCAGGATATGACAGTTTCAGACATTAAAGAAGAGGAGCCTGTCGGCTTAACGTGTGGCAACGTGGACTTGCCGAAAGTGGAAACATCCGTCTCTTGTCCAGAGGACATCTCTTCTCAACCTTCTGTTCTGGCTGATTCTCAGTCGAAAGTGGAATCATCTGTCTCTGGTCCTTCGTCATTCACATCTGAGCCAGAGGGTATCTCTTCTCAGCCTTGTGTTCTTGCTGATTCTCAGTCGAAAGTGGAAACGTCTGTCTCTGCTCCTATGTCATTCACGTTTGAGCCAGAGAGCATCACTTCACAACCCTCTGATTTGGCTGATTCTCAGTTGAAAGTGGAAACATCTGTCTCTGGTCCTGTGTCATTCACGTTTGAGCCAGAGGGCGTCTCTGTTCAACCCTCAATTCTTGCTGATTCTCAGTCGAACGTAGAAGCATCTGTCTCTGATCCTATGTCATCCACGTTTGAGCCAGAGGGCGTCTCTGTTCAATCCTCAGTTCTTGCTGATTCTCAATCTTTGCAGACTCGTTTGCAACCTCTCGTTCCGCGTGGATATTCGATAGATAGATCATTAGCTGCCTGTCGTAGTCCAAGGTCATTTCAGCTGACGGGGAAGCGAAAGTTACCACCAGAGTCTGCATCCGAGAAACCAAACAAGCGAGTAGAATCAGTGCATCACAGACCATGGCTAGAACAATTTTACTCAGAGCCGGCTCATATGCCATCATCCACTACTCTGTCCCCCAAGACAGAACATCCACCAGTGCTTGCCAAGAAAGTGAAGCAAACGGAACCCGCTTCCCAGAGGAAGCAAGTGATGAACAAGAAGCAACCAGGCCCATCACAAGGGTCAACAAACGAAGGAAACGAGTCTTTGAGATCGAAAATGAAGGAGTCATTAGCAGCCGCCTTGGCTTTGGTTCATGAGCACGAGGGATCTCCCAAAGAGAAAAAGAATACAGAAACTGATGAAGCAAGTGCTCCAGTAGCTGAAAGTAATGAACCTGCCTCAGCCTGTGATGGCAACGGAAGAATATTGCCGCAACAGAGTTCCAATGACACAGAGATGAACTATGTTAACCAATCAGATGTACAGAAAACTCAATATGATGATGTTTTCCCCTGTGACGATGGTCCTTTCAGCGGTAGTTATTTCTCCAGCGATGAGCTTCTACAGGGTAACGGCCTCTCATGGGTTTTGGAACCTGTTTCAGATCTTGAGGAGAGGAGAAAGGAGAACGAGGATCCAAACCTCTTGGCATCTAAAATAGAGTTGGAACTGTATAAGCTCTTTGGAGGCGTTAACAAGAAGTACAAAGAGAAGGGAAGGTCACTCTTATTCAATTTGAAAGATAAAAACAACCCTGAGCTAAGAGAAAGCGTCATGTCCGGGAAGATCTCTCCGGAGAGATTATGTTCCATGACGGCTGAGGAGCTTGCTTCTAAGGAGCTTTCTCAGTGGAGACAAGCGAAAGCGGAAGAGATGGCTGAGATGGTTGTCCTGAGGGATGCAGATATTGATGTGAGTCGTCTTGTGAGGAAAACGCATAAAGGTGAGTTCCAGGTGGAGGTTGATCCTGTTGAGAGTGAGATGGTGGATGTCTCTGCTGGGATCACCTCACGTAGTAGACCTCGAGCCAAAGCCAAGTCCAGTTTAAATAAAAATGACTCGCAGAAGGCAAGTTCTGACAAGGGAGACATGACGGAGGAGACTGATCCAATGCAAGGTTTGTCGATGGATGATGAGATGAAGGATGTGGGTTTCCTTGCTCCAATTGTATCGCTTGACGAGTTCATGGAGTCTCTGAACACAGAACCTCCTTTTGGAAGCCCACAACATGGGAATGCTGTAAAGGAGGAAGTGGCTGCATCTGAGAAGAGTGACTCTGGAGCTGTGTCAAATTTAAAGTGTCCTTCGAGATCTCCAAAGGAAGCTTGTGAGAGTGTTTCTCCTAAAACAGAACTCCAAAAGGCTATTGTAACTTCCCCAAAACCGGATGTGGGTGTCAAACTCGGTGTTGATGTCTCTAAGCCAGAAGAAGAAGCACCTTTGGTTGCAAGCTCTAAAGAAGAACATATATGGGAGGGTATACTGCAGCCTAGTGCCTCTTCAGTTGTCTCAGTCACCGGAATTTTCAAGAG TGGTGAGAAAGCAAAGACAAGCGAGTGGCCAACGATGGTGGAGGTAAAGGGTAGAGTGAGACTGAGCGCGTTTGGGAAGTTTGTACAAGAGCTTCCATTGTCTAGAAGCCGTGTCTTAATG ACACAATAA
- the LOC106306408 gene encoding serine/threonine protein phosphatase 2A 57 kDa regulatory subunit B' iota isoform — MYKIFLRKSKPSKPDSSEELSPSSSDPVQLPGANGVVSAPPVRSNSGKRMSSAVFPASVVSGIEPLLPFKDVPNSEKLNLFVSKVSLCCVTFDFSDPNKNSIEKLVKRQTLLELLDFVASGSVRFTEPAILAMCRMCAVNLFRVFPPSYRSSGGENNDDDEPVFDPAWPHLQIVYDLLLKFITSPCLDAKIAKKYLDNAFIVRLLDLFDSEDPRERECLKTILHRVYGKFMVHRPFIRRAMSNIFHRFVFETEKHSGIAELLEFLGSIVSGFALPLKEEHKIFLWRVLIPLHKPKSLGNYFQQLSFCVTQFIDKEPKLGSVVIKGLLKFWPITNSQKEVMFLGEVEEIVEAMSVVEFEKVMVPLFCRIACCVNSCHFQVSERALFLWNNDQIVDLIAHNRQAILPIMFTALEKNAESHWNQSVLNLTLNVRKMFCEMDEALFMSCHARFQEDEAKQSSEAEKRKETWERLEKAASVMPITGKTAVLVTPLATSIAC; from the exons ATGTACAAGATATTCCTGAGGAAGAGTAAGCCTTCAAAACCCGACTCATCAGAAGAGCTCTCTCCTTCCAGCTCGGATCCGGTTCAGTTACCCGGAGCCAACGGTGTGGTCTCCGCGCCGCCCGTTCGGTCCAACTCAGGGAAGCGTATGTCCTCTGCCGTCTTCCCAGCGAGCGTGGTTTCTGGAATAGAGCCTTTGCTTCCCTTCAAAGACGTACCAAACTCCGAGAAACTGAACCTCTTCGTCAGCAAAGTCAGCCTCTGCTGCGTCACGTTTGATTTCTCCGACCCGAACAAAAACTCCATCGAGAAGCTTGTGAAGAGGCAGACTCTGCTGGAGCTTCTTGACTTCGTAGCTTCTGGTTCCGTTAGGTTCACCGAGCCGGCTATTCTCGCAATGTGTAGAATGTGCGCTGTGAATCTCTTTAGGGTCTTCCCTCCCAGTTACCGGTCTAGTGGCGGTGAGAATAACGATGATGATGAGCCTGTGTTCGACCCTGCCTGGCCTCATCTGCAGATCGTCTACGATCTCTTGCTTAAGTTCATCACCTCTCCTTGTCTAGATGCCAAGATTGCAAAGAAGTATCTTGACAATGCCTTCATTGTGAGGCTGCTTGACTTGTTTGATTCAGAGGATCCTAGAGAGCGAGAGTGTTTGAAGACGATCCTGCATCGTGTCTACGGTAAATTCATGGTTCACAGGCCGTTTATCCGGAGGGCGATGAGCAATATCTTCCACCGGTTTGTGTTTGAGACGGAGAAGCATAGCGGAATCGCCGAGCTTCTTGAGTTTCTGGGGAGTATAGTGAGCGGATTCGCGCTGCCTTTGAAAGAGGAGCACAAGATCTTCTTGTGGAGAGTGTTGATTCCACTCCACAAGCCTAAGTCTCTTGGGAACTACTTCCAGCAGCTGTCTTTCTGCGTCACTCAGTTTATAGATAAGGAGCCGAAGCTGGGGAGTGTTGTGATCAAAGGTTTGTTGAAGTTCTGGCCTATCACTAACAGCCAGAAGGAAGTGATGTTTCTTGGGGAGGTTGAGGAGATTGTTGAGGCGATGAGCGTGGTGGAGTTTGAAAAAGTGATGGTTCCGTTGTTCTGCAGGATTGCTTGTTGTGTCAACAGTTGCCACTTTCAG GTCTCTGAAAGAGCGTTGTTCTTGTGGAACAACGATCAGATTGTGGATTTGATTGCGCACAACAGGCAAGCCATCTTACCGATCATGTTCACTGCCTTGGAGAAGAACGCTGAGAGCCACTGGAACCAGTCGGTGCTGAACCTGACCCTAAATGTGAGGAAAATGTTCTGCGAAATGGACGAGGCTCTCTTCATGTCTTGCCACGCACGCTTTCAAGAGGACGAGGCAAAGCAAAGTTCTGAAGCGGAGAAAAGGAAAGAAACTTGGGAAAGGTTAGAGAAGGCAGCAAGTGTGATGCCTATAACTGGAAAGACAGCTGTTCTAGTAACTCCTTTAGCAACCTCCATTGCCTGCTAA